The following coding sequences are from one bacterium window:
- a CDS encoding DUF1016 domain-containing protein: MLFYHLKLRRYVVIELKAVPFEPAFVGQINVYLAAVDDLLRHADDKPTIGLLLCRSKDKIVVEYALRDL, encoded by the coding sequence CTGCTCTTCTACCACCTCAAGCTGCGCCGCTACGTGGTCATCGAGCTCAAAGCGGTCCCCTTCGAACCGGCATTCGTCGGGCAGATCAACGTCTATCTCGCCGCGGTTGACGATCTCCTGCGCCACGCCGACGACAAGCCGACGATCGGCCTGTTGCTGTGCCGTTCCAAGGACAAGATTGTCGTCGAGTATGCGCTACGTGACCTG